Genomic segment of Tursiops truncatus isolate mTurTru1 chromosome 5, mTurTru1.mat.Y, whole genome shotgun sequence:
GTGGAAAGATAAGTGAGGGTGTGATTATAAACAACAGCAAAGAGCAAACAATTACGGTGGCCGGACCACAAAGGGGGTTGGACAGAAGAGGCCAAAATAAGAGTTATTGCTAGGTAGTTTTTTAACTTGCTACTAAAGGTACTAGCAAGCAAGACCCTTAAGAGTGAATTCTGAttccacaaataaaaattaattctaagGAAGAAGAGGGGATGGGACCCAAAGGAAACAAGGGATTGCCAAGGAGCTCAGCTATAACGGCCCATGAACAAAAGGAGTAACCAAGAACCGGAATAAGGGAGCACCATGTTCTCTTCTAACTGTGAGATTTTATTACACATCTTGGTGTCtctattaactttttattaaactgaATTTTCAAATCTCCTCTTCCAGTTTCGCATGACTTCAGGGACCTGAATAAGATCTAATGGCACTAAATTAATGATAACAGTTTTAGATTTGAGATTATTACGTCACTACCTTttagatagatttatttttagaaagatggCTTTGCCTCTTATCACAGAGGCACAGAAAACAAGCAGACCAAGGTCTCTCCACAGAAGGTGGGTAAGTGTTGACCTCAGAAAAGAAGGGACTGGGAAAAGATTCAGAGTGGCTCCAGGGCAAGCACTCTGGGAGGTAGGTTTGTAACTTGCATGGATACTTTGTTAATCAAAGTATCCTGTTTTGTGCATCCTCAGCTGTAAAGCATCTTAGCACAGTGCTGACACCtgacagatgctcaataaatgcggGTTAAATGAGACCAATCACCAGAAGGAATGATGCCCCCTCCCTCTCAATACTTGAGGAAGCATAAAGTTTCTTCCGCGGGTAGAAGAAGAACCCTTTCTAGGCTGGAAGAACCTAGAAAATGCATTTCCTATTCTTTGCAAAGCCCCAATACTAAATGGCACAGAAGTTAATGGCACTCTGATGGGTTTGCTTCTATAATTGTTAAAACACTTCCAGGAGTCAGGAGAAATATATTAGGAGATCTGGCTTTAGCCCCATTTATCTCTGCTGTGGAAAAGTACTCTGGTGGACCTCACATTCTTTTCTGCTCTCCCTGGCATTCTTCTATAAATGGCCCGAGGCACTAGACCCCTTATCTCTAAATTTAGGTTGGGAAGAAAGGTTAATATATGACAAGGTTTCCAGTTTTAGATGCTATTTCTCTTAACATTTTCcccaaacataaagaaaaactaGGTCTGTACCCTCCTGAGGTTTGCACTCTAGAGATGCTGAGGATCTGGTTTTCATGATAATGAGGTTATATGACTAGTTCTATATGACTATCagtctcaatattttataattgcaCTGTGTGAGGGTTTAGAGATGTAAATAGCACGAGAGAAGATGGATAAAACTAGCTACAGGCTAGAATTGACAATAATACTTAAATAATCACCAAGCTATCCTTCTGCTCTGATAAGGCAAGTTCCAGTGATTTGGAAAGACTAGGGAAAAATTCCCCTTGGAACGTGTAAGAAAAATGTCAATATTTGGAATGAATTCTTAAGCTAtgctcatttctcttttcatgGTGTGACTGATAAATTAGACCCAAAGGGCTGTTTCTGTGGGGAAAGTGTGTGATTATTTTGGATTGTGATTTAAGTTTAAGGTGATGATAATATAGTTAACAGTAAGCTGGTTACACTATTTAAGGCTTTCAATAGTGAACTCTGAAATCAGTGGCAGATGACCTATTAGCCATGTGGACTTCtgggaaaaactaaaaaaaaaaaaagaattacttggAAAGCTTGGAGAAAGTCTGAACTGTGTTAAAGAAGCAACTGCTTCTGTCATTTCAGGAGAActgcctcttctctccctttttcctaCCTTGGCTGGGACCAGGAGAGAAACTGCCAAGGTTGCATTTCTAACCTTCCCTTGAAACTACTGCCTAAGCAGACATTAGAattaaaagctctttttttttttcttttttgcaagtCCAGACTCTATGTTCCCCTTTCATTTATGGCAAGCTTGGACTTGTTTGGAATAAAATAAACGATCAAACATAACCTCAAAGGCATTCCTGCTGAACAGTGCATCCTGGGGACAAAttacacaagaaaggaaaaagaaaaacaaaatggtcatAAGGTTCGCAACACAAACGACATCATAAAAACATCCTTCaaagagtttgtatttttttgccCACAAATAATTAGCTAGTTAGATTACTGTTTGAGAATCTGTAACTTCCAGTAAgtgaattattttccttaatattaaGAAACCAtgaaatccaatttttaaaattcttacaatCTAACCAATCAAACATGGGACAAACAACTTCTCTCTGAAAGTCCTTATACTGTATTTCATCGTCAAACGCCTTTCTCCTATCTCTTGACTTCATCTCTATACACTCAAGCCaagaaagaatggagagaaaatgacatttttggGTTCCTAGAAGAGTGGGGGCAGCTTTTGCGAATCAACTTGCCAGCTGTTCGCATGAGCTGGGTGAGCTTTGGGGACGGGAGAATCTGTAGTATCTGGAAATCTTTTCTATACATACACTCGCCCTGCAAGTCCTCACTTTCTTGGCGCACGCATCAATCTCTcaaaaccaccaaaaaaagagaaggggaggCGTCGCCCACCCCTCCCGGCATCACACGGCTGCCAACTCCCCGCTCCCCGAGTCTGCCCGGATGCCCACGGGAGAAGCCGCGGGAACCAGCCAGGTGCGCCGGCCGCGGACGCCCTGTCGGCTCTTCCCCGCAAGGGGGCGCCTGGTTCTCCCCGCCCGGCGGCGCGGGGTCGGAGTCGGAGGGGAAAGCGCACATGCCCACCTTGCTCGCAGGTGCCCTTGCTGACCTGGGTGATAGCCTTCTCCCCGCGGCTCTCGGCCTTCAGGCTGGCGGCGCGCAGCTGGCAGCCGCTGGGGTAGGTGATGCCGTTGCTGCCGCACACCGGGTAGCGGCTCTTGCACACGCACACGCCGCTCACCTCCGGGCCGCCGGCTGCTGCCCCGGCTTTACCCTTCCGCCTCTTGCGGCTCTTCACGCACTCCATCCCCGGCGCGCAGTGCCCCCTGCCGGCGCCGCTGCCCCCGCACGGCTCGCCCTCGCCGCGGGCGCACACCGGGCAGCAGCCGCACGCGTCGCGGGTCTCGCCCAGCTGGCAGCCCCGCGGGGGCAGGGGCGGGCAGGCGGCCGGCTCGCAGGGGCCGCAGGCGTccgaagaggaggaagaggagaggggcagAAGCAGGAGCAGCAGCCCGGCTGCACCGAGGAGCAGGGCGGACAGCGGCGGCCGCTCCATGGCGGGGAGCGTTGGCGGCGGCGGGAGCGCGAGTGAGGCGCGTCCTGCCGGCCAGCGCTTTAAATCCGGCGCCCCGCCCGGCCGGGCCGCGGGAACCACACCCCCCGGGCGGCTAGAGCTTGGCCGCCTCGTCCGCACCGCCCCTCCCGGGACCGCGGGGCTCGAGCGCGCCCCTGCTGGCGGGGCATCCGCTGGGCCCGGGGACGCTCCGTCTCACGCCTCTTCGCTTTTGGTTTTGGCTCTGAGCGCACCCCGCCGGCTGCTGCTCAGGCCCCTGCTCCCGAGGGCTGCACCCCGTCCTTTGGGGCTCTCCCGCAGTGAAGACAGTTCCCTCCCCTCTGGTCCCTCTACTCTCGCAGTCCGGGCATTCATACTTATTAACAACAGCTTTGAGATGACCCCATGTGTAATCCATTATATTCTCCGTGAGTCTGGGAGACCTGAGTGTTGATTGCTCTGCGGTTTGGGAAGCTCTTTTAAGAACAATTAGTTTTTCAAACCCCGCTTGGGGATTTTGTGTCCCCGTTGGCCACAGGCCCGGTGTGGTCTTGGGTGCCAAGCTAAAAGGACAAACCGTTGCCAACCACGCCTGTTCTCAGCACCTCATAACTGCTTCCTTATGCCAAGTTTTAAGTCTGAGTACTGGAACCCATGCGAGAACAAGTCATGTCTTCAGTTTATAATATGTGGTGCTGGACCTCCATCAAACCTCTCCGGAGAACTGAGCACAGCTGGGGGTGCCACTGAGGCCCCTAAAGCACCCCAGTTTTCACGAGTCATTCCGTGAGGTTTTTGATATAAACGACTGACAATTCCTCCTCAGTCTTTCTCAAAAGTGCTCTGCAAGCTcaacttcaaagctttttttttccaagaaaaaggGCTCTTCAAATCCCTCTTACCCAGACTTTTGTTTCCATGTTTATTAGATACGCAACACTGCAGTGTGCGTCATTCTGCACGTCacatctgaattcttttttcttagcaCAAATCCAAGGATGTATAGGATTGCTAACTCAAAGTGTGCGGTTCACTATGCCACCAGCAATGTATAGATGTCACTCTCACCAGTCTTCCTGGGATAATCATTGTAAACTTTTCTGAAAATTAGATAGTCACAAAACTCAGAGAATAAAAAACCAAGCACCCTCCTAACCAGAAAACCTAGCACCTATTCTTTGGCCTCTCCTTAGCATATTCTAGAAAagtggcactttttttttaaaggtcatgtGTTGTCATGACAATTgtttataaaacaatgaaaagtcTTTGGAGCAGACTTTTTCTAAGTATTCTTGCCTTTGTCCCTCAGTAATAGAGTTTACATGACCCAGTCTACAGTCCCAAACTAAAACAAATGCAGAGAGGGCACTCTGATATTGCCTGTTCTATCtcaattttattaattcactGGTCAAGGTCCACTAAGCTGGTTTCATGACCTGTTATAACTGTTGTAGTTTTAGGATCTCCAGAACCTGAGACACGGATTCCAGTGCAAGTAGTTTACCTGAGAGGCCATGTCAGGACATACCAactctggggggcgggggggcggggcagaggcGGTAGGGAGTGAGCCGGAGGGGAAGACAGCCAATAAAGATGCTTATCAAGTCAGCTCTGGGCAGGGTGGGCTCTGTAGCCAGATGAAGCCCCCTCAGGCTCTGCAAAGTTTTGTGTatgggggggttgggggagtaGGGGGCAGGCACTGCACCACTCAGGGCTGTATACCACCGTGTTTTTCAAACCCTGCGTTGGAGCCAGCAGTAAGAAGGCAAATACGAGGCACAGTAGAATCCCTTTGGCGGCGTGGGGAGACCCTTATTGCCCAGCAAGCAGAAGAGCAAGTAGGGTTTTTAATCACTGGAGGGGGTGCCTGGGCTTTGTGTGATGACACCAATCTGGAGGACTTGAAAATAAGAAGAGATGTGCTTAttcagaagaaggagaaaaggcaggaaaatggGGCCTTTACAAAGAAACTTGACAACCCCTGCCTTCCAAGAAAGAAGATATTGTCACCCATTCAGCTTCAGTTCTGGTGAGACGAAGAGCCTAGATCTGGAGACAGGatatgttatctgcaaatagagagcattttacttcttcctgtttAAGCTAGATgacctatatttctttttcttgcctaattgccctggttAGAACCTCTAGTATAACGTGGAATAGATTGGTGAGAGTGAGCTTCCTTGCCTTATTACTGaccttagagggaaagctttcagtctttcaccattaagatgttagctgtgggttttccaTAGATGGTCTTATTACACTGAGGAAATTGCTTTCTATTTCCAGTTTGTTGAGTGCTTTCATCATGAAGAGGTCttgcattttgtcaaatgtctttttttgcatctactgagatgatcaataaagttgtattttattttattgatttttgaatgttaaaccaagcTAGCATTCCTGGATTAAATCCCACTTGTTATATagtgatgtataatccttttaaatatgtttctgtatgtgatttgctaatattttgctgaggatttttgcatctatattcataagagatattggattgtaattttcttgtgatgtctttgattttgatatcagggtaatagtGGGTTCATAGGATGAGTTAGAAGTGTTTTCTTATCTCCtgcttttttggaagagtttgtgaagaattggtataattcttctttaaatgtttagtaaattcagtgaagccatctggacctgggtTTTTCTTCATGGGAAGTGTTTGGCTATTAACTCAATCTCTTTACTTATTATAggtctgtattagtttgctagggctaccataacaaaataccacagactgtgtggtttaaacaacagaaatttattttctcacagttctggaggctggaagtccaagatcaaggtgccagcagggttgttttcctctgagagtcaTAAGGGCAAGATCCTCCCCACAAGGTGCCACCCACAAAATACCAAGAACCCTCCTCCCTTCACTAAATAAGACCTGCTGCTTTACCAGTTGTAGCTTTACATTGCTCAAGTCTGCCTTTCTTATAGATAAGATTTATTGAGATACTCAGTCACAGAATTCTCCCCATCTAGAGCAAGCTCCTGCTTCCTTAGACCTTTGCCAAAATTACTCAACCAAAGCCCAAATCCCATGATAATTTCATAACTTCCTCTTACTGAGACCCCCAACAGTTCCATATGGAGTCCATTCTCTCTTGCTAAGATGGGTAATAAACCCAACTTATTTGACTACGGGTATGTTCCTGGAGGTCTTTACATGAAGGGCAATGACACATGAGAGATTTCCTTTCAGCTCCTTCTCTTCTATCCTACTTCAGCTCAAAATTCTCCTGCCCGAACCCATAGTACACTCCAATAACCTTCGCTGATGGGTCCTTGTACCTGGCAAGCATCTTTCGTTGTGGGGCATCTTTTAAGACTTCTCTGGCAAGCAAACTTCAGTGGCATTTGTAGGAAACCCATGGTGCCGTGCAGTCTACACTGCTGTGTCCCTCTGTGCCCATCCTTCCCAGCAGTTAGATGGCTACCTGGAAAATGGAATGTTTGTCTCCCTTTATTGCAATCGTCACAAATATTTTGGCTTCTCCCCCTTTACTTGGCTTCTTTGGGTAGGGGGGACAGGCATGGAAGGGGAGGAGAAACCCCATGCATCCTCCACTAGGCTCTTATCCCCAACCTCCTTATATAGAGAGGGGGTTAGTGTGCCTGGTGGGGTTGATTGAGGTAGGGCCATTTAGGAAAATTTGAGGAACATTCTGCTCCAGTTCTTGGTGGCTCTTTTTCAGAATGTGGGGACACATAGCACCTGTACTTTTGGGTTATGGATGCTAGTGCCGTTTTCAGGCAAGGGAAAAGTTGTTCTATTCAATAGTCCGTTACAGTAATTATCTATCATCTTTATCATCATCTCatgttttcccctctccctcctccttcatcATCACCAGTAGGTAGATTGTCAGGTGGTGGGATGGGATGTGGATGACCCTCCCAGCCTAGATAAACAGcatgtaaaaaggaatgaagccaGTGGAAATCATCTGGGCACATTCCAGCAACCAGAAAAAGTCCAGCACAGCTGAAGCAAGGTGTGTATGGGGGGAAATGGGGGGAAATGAGTCTGGAGAGAGGGCAGATGTCAGATAACCAAGGGCTTTGCAGATCATGCCCAGGACTTTGGACTGGAACATATAGGTGACAGTGAGCTGTTGAAGGATGCTGGGGAAAAGGAAGATCAGGTTTTCAATGTAGGAAGGTCAATACAGAGGAGAGAAATGCATTCAGATGGAAATGGACTTAAGAAGTAATGTAATTTTCACAGTGCAGAGGCGACCTGAAGCCTATGCAGCGCCTTCATAtgagaaactatcaaactcttagaggaaaacataggcagaacactctatgacataaatcacagcaagatcctttttgacccacctcctagagaaatggaaataaaaacaaaaataaacaaatgggacctaatgaaacttaaaaacttttgcacagcaaaggaaaccataaataagaccaaaagacaaccctcagaatgggagaaaatatttgcaaatgaaacaacagacaaaggattaatctccaaaatttacaaacagctcatgcagctcaataacaaacaaacaaacccaatccaaaaatcggcagaggacctaaatagacatttctccaaagaagatatacagattgccaacaaacacatgaaaggatgctcaacatcactaatcattagagaaatgcaaatcaaaactacaatgagatatcatctcacaccagtcagaatggccatcatcaaaaaatctagaaacaataaatgctggagagggtgtggagaaaaggaacactcttgcactgccgatgggaatgtaaattgatacaatcactatggagaacagtatggaggttccttaaaaaactacaaatagaactaccatatgacccagcaaccccactactgggcatataccctgagaaaaccataattcaaaaagagtcatgcaccacaatgttcattgcagctctatttacaatagccaggagatggaaacaacctaagtgtccatcattggatgaatggataaagaagatgtggcacatatatacaatggaattttactcagccataaaaagaaacaaaattgagttatttgtagtgaggtgggtggacctagagtctgtcatacagagtgaagtaagtcagaaagagaaaaacaaatactgtatgctaacacatatatatggaatctaagaaaaaaaaaaaaaggtcatgaagaacctaggggtaagatgggaataaagacacagacccactagagaatggacttgaggatatggggagggggaagggtaagttgtgacaaagtgagagagtggcatggacatatataccctaccaaacgtgaaatagatagctagggggaagcagccgcatagcacagggagatcagctcggtgctttgtgaccacctagaggggtgggatagggatggggggagggagggagacgcaagagggaagtgatgtgggaacatatgtatatgtataactgattcactttgttataaagcagaaactaacacaccattgtaaagcaattatacgccaataaagatgttaaaaaaaaagtgacaacttaaatgatatatggaatattttgctGACTTACAAGAGCATGCAGAATATGAcagagttgaaaaaaaaaagaaaaagaaaaaaagcactgtAGGCAGATGCGGCACTGAGGGTACAAGACTTGGCAAGAAGCTGGCGCCTTTGTGCCAAGAAAAAGGAACCTCTTTCTCCTGAGAAGAGGACCTGCACCCCACCGAGGTGCATGGCTTGGCAGGTGGAGGAAGGGCTGAACTTTGGCCTCACTTGCTCCCTGGGCTGGGCACCCTTGCACAGTGTGCAAACTGCACAGACTTACAGGGAAACCCAATCTGGTGCCAACACTGTGTGTGGTTCAGAATTAGCACTCAATTAAAAAGTTTGAAAGGTAGATGGATGAAAGGGAAGATCAGTTGGGCAGCTACTACCACCCACTACTGTCAACTACTACTACCATCCAGGCAGGAATCAATGAGAGCTTGGAGTAATTCGTGGCCATGTGGCTGGAGGGAATGGACTGTATCATTTCTGGTCCTTCCTGGATAAGTTTGTGAGCAAAAGGGGGCACTGTTCACAATTACACTGGACAATAGGCATAAATCAAGATTGCCTTGGACAATAgggacatatggtcaccctaaATAGAGGGGAAGGGATGGTTGAGAGATCTTTAAGAGGTAGAATATATCAGGCCTCAGGAAGCAACTGACTTGTGAGAGGAAGTCAAGAAAAACCTTGACATTTCTTGCATGGGAGACGGGGTGAAAACTGCTGCAGGTTTGTGTTGGGGGAAGGAAACCAGCTTGATTTTGGACATGCTGATTCTTTACAAAACCAGGTCTATCCTATTGGACAGTTCTAGAAAGGGAAACAGGGGAAACTAGTAATCATATGACATTGCTGTAGAGACACTGCAGGGCTCTGACTTAGAGTAAGCCCTTGATGTTTGTTCTCTCTATATGTGAAGTCCCTCAGTGATTAAATCTTATTGTTTAATAAAGGACAGAAACTGATTTCTTATCAGCATTCTGTATCTGATCTCTTAAAAGAGCTACGGCTATGCAGGGAAATAGCTAATGATATAATTGAAAAGGCATTAATAGCCTATAAAATTCAATATTACAGACAGAACTTGAAGGACTCTCTAGAGGTCATTTAAAGCTAGCTGACACTGGAGTGTGCCATTAGCCCTGATTGTAAGTCATCAGGGGCACAAAGATAACTGAGAACTCTTAGAGATCATCGAGGAAGATGGTCTTGTTTGTATTCTGCTCTATTATTTGACAGTCTTTCAAGATTTCAGAAAGTCACTGAATAATCAGCCAACTTCCAAATATATACAGCTGCAAAGAAAATGTAGGTTTCAGCTCTAATCCTTACCATAGCAGATATGTCATGAGAGGCTTTTAAACCTCTAGGAGCTTCACTTCCTGacttaaaattcattattttataccTTAACTTTGAATTAACATAGACTTTTACATTTACATTcctctataaaataaattagagagCATTGCTTCTTATGACAAAAAGTAGGAAGAAATCTCTTTGGGTTATTCCATAATTAGGCTTCATCCTTTTTTGTTATGGGGAAAATGATATGATCATTTGGTGGTAAATGATGCAGTGCCCCTATATTAATCTTCCAGTTGCCTGATTCCATAATTCACCTTggcaaagtagaaaaataaaaaaattaaaaatggctcCTCATCGTAAGAAGCCTGGGAGAACATCAAACCAGgagggaaaagaatattttcaggGAATAAGCGGTTCAGTCACAAACTTAACTGTGAGTGAAACTTTGTGCTCATGAAGAGGTTACATGAGTGTCTTtgatcagcggtccccaacctttttggcaccagggaccagttttgtggaagacaatttttcctctgatgggggtgtgggggtgcGGGTTGGGGAATAGTCcgggcggtaatgcgagcgatggggagcaatggggagcggcagatgacgCTTCGCTCACTCGCCCGCCTCTCACCTCCTAATgggcagcccggttcctaacagaccACGGACTACTAAGGGGGTTGAGGACCTCTGTCTTTGATAGTTTGTGAGGATGTTTATCCTGAGAGCCTCGATTCCTTCCCTTCTGAACGGATGATCAGCTACAATGTTAAGAAGTTGAGGAACAAATTTTCTTTCCCTGAtgctgttttattcattcattttaagctTGTTAAGGGATTAGAATAACactaataataatgttattagaATAACATTCCTTTCAA
This window contains:
- the IGFBP7 gene encoding insulin-like growth factor-binding protein 7, with protein sequence MERPPLSALLLGAAGLLLLLLPLSSSSSSDACGPCEPAACPPLPPRGCQLGETRDACGCCPVCARGEGEPCGGSGAGRGHCAPGMECVKSRKRRKGKAGAAAGGPEVSGVCVCKSRYPVCGSNGITYPSGCQLRAASLKAESRGEKAITQVSKGTCEQGPSIVTPPKDIWNVTGAQVYLSCEVIGIPTPVLIWNKVKRGHYGVQRTELLPGDRDNLAIQTRGGPEKHEVTGWVLVSPLSKEDAGEYECHASNSQGQASASAKITVVDALHEIPVKKGEGAEL